A window of Phyllobacterium sp. T1293 contains these coding sequences:
- the hflC gene encoding protease modulator HflC, producing MNQNRLPLIAGLIAFVALLVYSSVFVVNERQQAIVLRFGQIVDVKTQPGIYFKLPFGFLEADNVQMIEDRLLSFELDNIRVQVSGGKFYEVDAFLVYRITDPRKFRQTVSGDVDFAQARLKTRLDASLRSVYGLRGFEAALSDERAGMMREVREQLRPDAESLGLEIADVRVRRTDLTQEVSQQTYERMKAERLAQAEFLRARGREAAQRIKAIADRQVVEIVAEARKESEIARGEGEGERSRIFADAFSKDPSFFAFYRSMAAYGAALDNTGTTMVLSPNSEFFRYFQDANGALPPAPPALPKPAP from the coding sequence ATGAACCAGAACCGTTTACCTCTTATTGCGGGTCTGATCGCATTCGTCGCCCTGCTGGTTTATTCGTCGGTTTTTGTCGTCAATGAACGCCAGCAGGCCATTGTCCTGCGCTTTGGTCAGATCGTCGATGTGAAAACGCAACCGGGCATCTATTTCAAACTGCCTTTCGGCTTCCTCGAAGCCGACAATGTCCAGATGATCGAAGATCGTCTGCTGAGCTTTGAACTCGACAATATCCGTGTTCAGGTTTCGGGCGGCAAGTTCTATGAAGTCGATGCTTTCCTCGTCTATCGCATTACCGATCCACGCAAGTTCCGCCAGACGGTGTCGGGTGACGTGGACTTTGCACAGGCTCGCTTGAAGACACGTCTCGATGCGTCCTTGCGTAGCGTTTACGGTCTGCGTGGATTCGAAGCTGCGCTTTCTGATGAACGTGCGGGCATGATGCGTGAAGTACGCGAGCAACTGCGTCCCGATGCGGAATCGCTTGGTCTTGAGATTGCCGATGTGCGTGTTCGCCGGACTGATCTGACACAGGAAGTCTCGCAGCAGACCTATGAGCGCATGAAAGCTGAACGTCTCGCACAGGCCGAGTTCCTTCGCGCCCGTGGCCGTGAAGCTGCACAGCGCATCAAGGCGATTGCCGATCGTCAGGTGGTCGAGATCGTTGCGGAAGCCCGCAAGGAATCGGAAATCGCCCGAGGTGAAGGTGAAGGTGAACGCAGCCGTATCTTCGCTGATGCCTTCTCCAAAGACCCGAGCTTCTTCGCCTTCTACCGGTCGATGGCGGCTTATGGTGCGGCGCTGGATAATACGGGAACAACGATGGTGCTTTCGCCCAATTCCGAGTTCTTCCGTTATTTCCAGGATGCCAATGGCGCTCTACCACCGGCACCGCCGGCTCTTCCAAAACCTGCCCCATAA
- a CDS encoding DUF2065 domain-containing protein yields MIDFLDAVGLFLVFEGLLYGCFPLIAKRVARDVSAQPDGFLRIAGVASIALGVGIVWLARG; encoded by the coding sequence ATGATCGATTTTCTGGATGCCGTAGGGCTGTTCCTCGTCTTTGAGGGGCTGCTCTACGGCTGTTTCCCACTTATCGCAAAACGCGTCGCCCGGGATGTCAGTGCCCAGCCCGATGGTTTTTTGCGTATTGCCGGTGTCGCCTCCATCGCCCTTGGCGTGGGAATCGTCTGGCTCGCACGGGGGTAA
- a CDS encoding DegQ family serine endoprotease, whose amino-acid sequence MVFTPGRPFFRSATAVIALVALSATSVAPAFVTVAAAQSAQPRAQGPASVADLAEGLLDAVVNISTSQTVKGQDGDSDSGPVPMPKVPEGSPFQEFFDEYFGKQKPGESNPSRKVQSLGSGFVIDAEQGIVVTNNHVIADADDIEVNFTDGSKLKAELVGKDTKTDLAVLKVDPKKHKLVAVKFGDSSKARIGDWVMAIGNPFGLGGTVTVGIVSARNRDINSGPYDNFIQTDAAINRGNSGGPLFDMYGQVIGINTAIISPTGGSIGIGFAIPAELASGVIQQLRDHGEVQRGWLGIRFQPVTDDIAESLGMTSGKGALVAGVIDGGPVANGSLLVGDVITKFDGKSINNVKDLPRAVAESPVGKEVDVVIVRKGKEQTVKVTLGRLEDTDDKGKGKDKSKSQTDQDEDSSQDVDVLGMSLGVLDEATRKTFGIAKEVEGVLITEVQAESVAANKRIEAGDVIVDIAQETVKTPEEVAKRIEKLRDEGRKNALLMLASKTGELRFVTLQMN is encoded by the coding sequence ATGGTTTTCACTCCTGGTCGCCCGTTTTTCCGTTCTGCCACCGCGGTAATAGCGCTGGTTGCGCTGTCCGCCACCAGCGTGGCACCAGCCTTTGTGACTGTCGCCGCAGCACAGTCAGCGCAGCCAAGAGCGCAAGGCCCGGCATCGGTTGCCGATCTTGCCGAAGGCCTGCTGGATGCGGTGGTGAATATTTCGACATCACAGACCGTGAAAGGTCAGGATGGCGATTCTGATTCCGGCCCGGTTCCGATGCCAAAGGTACCGGAAGGATCGCCATTTCAGGAGTTTTTCGACGAGTATTTCGGCAAGCAGAAGCCGGGCGAAAGCAATCCATCCCGCAAGGTCCAGTCGCTTGGCTCCGGATTTGTCATTGATGCGGAGCAGGGCATTGTCGTGACCAACAATCACGTTATTGCCGATGCCGACGATATTGAGGTCAATTTTACCGACGGTTCCAAGCTGAAGGCGGAACTGGTTGGCAAGGACACCAAGACCGATCTGGCCGTGCTCAAGGTTGATCCAAAGAAGCACAAGCTCGTTGCGGTCAAGTTTGGCGATTCCTCGAAAGCCCGTATTGGCGATTGGGTAATGGCCATTGGCAATCCGTTCGGCCTCGGCGGTACTGTCACTGTCGGTATCGTTTCGGCGCGTAACCGCGATATCAATTCCGGTCCTTATGACAATTTCATCCAGACCGATGCGGCAATCAACCGGGGCAATTCCGGTGGACCACTGTTCGACATGTATGGTCAGGTAATCGGCATCAACACGGCAATCATTTCGCCAACGGGCGGATCGATCGGCATTGGCTTTGCTATTCCCGCCGAACTTGCATCCGGCGTTATTCAACAGTTGCGCGACCACGGCGAAGTGCAGCGCGGCTGGCTGGGCATTCGCTTTCAGCCGGTTACGGATGATATCGCTGAAAGTCTGGGTATGACATCGGGCAAGGGCGCACTGGTTGCCGGGGTTATTGATGGCGGACCCGTTGCCAATGGTTCGCTGCTCGTTGGTGACGTCATTACAAAATTCGACGGAAAGTCTATCAATAATGTGAAAGACTTGCCGCGCGCCGTTGCGGAAAGCCCTGTCGGTAAGGAAGTCGACGTGGTCATTGTCCGCAAGGGCAAGGAACAGACGGTGAAGGTTACGCTTGGCCGCCTTGAAGACACGGACGACAAGGGCAAAGGTAAGGACAAGTCCAAGTCGCAGACCGATCAGGACGAAGACTCCTCGCAGGACGTGGATGTTCTGGGGATGTCGCTCGGTGTTCTCGATGAGGCAACCAGAAAGACATTTGGCATTGCCAAAGAGGTCGAAGGCGTTCTGATCACCGAAGTACAGGCTGAATCGGTCGCTGCGAACAAGCGGATCGAGGCTGGCGATGTCATCGTCGATATCGCGCAGGAAACCGTCAAGACACCTGAGGAAGTAGCCAAGCGCATTGAAAAGCTACGCGACGAAGGCCGCAAGAACGCCCTATTGATGCTCGCATCAAAGACCGGCGAGTTGCGCTTCGTGACCCTGCAGATGAATTAA
- the serB gene encoding phosphoserine phosphatase SerB yields MPLMATLIANPASPSLSPSLGIKASAAVNATGLYWLADGIACDLALRTGSDPVESHAELARIVDGEPIDIVVQEQDSRRKKVLIADMDSTMIQQECIDELAEEAGLRDKVAAITARAMNGEIEFEPALRERVALLKGLPYTVIDKVIASRITLMPGGPELVRTMKKHGAYTALVSGGFTVFTQRIAAMIGFHENSANVLLDNGVTLTGEVSEPILGREAKVAALNAICERFNLSPEEALAVGDGANDLGMLQLAGTGVALHAKPSVAAQAKVRIDHGDLTALLYIQGYRKTDFVV; encoded by the coding sequence ATGCCCTTGATGGCCACGCTTATCGCCAATCCGGCTTCACCCAGTCTCAGCCCATCGCTGGGGATTAAAGCCTCAGCGGCAGTCAATGCAACAGGACTTTATTGGCTGGCCGACGGAATTGCCTGCGATCTCGCCTTGCGGACAGGTTCTGATCCGGTGGAAAGCCATGCGGAACTGGCGCGGATCGTTGATGGCGAGCCCATCGATATCGTGGTGCAGGAACAGGATAGCAGACGCAAGAAGGTGCTGATTGCCGACATGGATTCCACCATGATCCAGCAGGAATGCATTGACGAACTGGCCGAAGAGGCTGGCCTGCGCGACAAGGTGGCCGCCATTACCGCCCGCGCGATGAATGGCGAAATCGAATTCGAACCCGCCTTGCGCGAACGCGTCGCCCTGCTCAAGGGCCTACCCTATACGGTGATCGACAAGGTCATTGCCAGCCGTATCACGCTCATGCCCGGCGGCCCGGAACTGGTCCGCACGATGAAAAAGCACGGTGCCTATACGGCGCTCGTCTCTGGTGGCTTCACCGTCTTCACCCAGCGCATCGCCGCCATGATCGGTTTTCATGAGAACAGTGCCAATGTTTTGCTCGACAATGGCGTAACGCTGACAGGCGAAGTCAGCGAACCCATTCTTGGCCGTGAAGCCAAGGTCGCGGCGCTCAACGCCATCTGCGAGCGGTTCAATCTTTCCCCGGAGGAAGCACTTGCTGTGGGTGATGGCGCCAATGATCTCGGCATGTTGCAGCTCGCGGGCACCGGTGTCGCCCTGCATGCCAAGCCGTCCGTTGCCGCGCAGGCAAAAGTGCGTATCGATCATGGTGATCTCACCGCGCTGCTTTATATTCAAGGCTATCGCAAGACTGATTTCGTTGTCTGA
- the miaA gene encoding tRNA (adenosine(37)-N6)-dimethylallyltransferase MiaA: MIGVTRRQTILIAGPTASGKSALALRLAKEVDGWIVNADSMQVYDVLDVLTARPGPDDLREAPHFLYGHVAPSVAYSTGRWFADVEHFLKTEAAGDRPLIFVGGTGLYFRALLGGLSAMPDIPDTIRAYWREQDAKAGAAQLHAVLEEKDPQAAAILRPTDSQRIVRALEVIDASGRSIVDWQKETGTPLIDAVSARKIVIDPDRAWLGERIAMRFQAMIEKGAVEEVEALLALGLSTDLPAMRAIGVSEITQMLDGAISPARAAELSTIATRQYAKRQMTWFRNQLGDDWERIAYPQT; encoded by the coding sequence ATGATTGGTGTGACAAGAAGACAGACAATCCTGATAGCCGGACCAACGGCAAGCGGCAAGTCGGCATTGGCGCTGCGATTGGCCAAAGAGGTTGATGGCTGGATCGTCAACGCCGATTCCATGCAGGTCTATGATGTGCTTGATGTGCTGACAGCGCGGCCGGGCCCGGATGATCTGCGTGAAGCACCGCATTTTCTCTATGGCCACGTTGCGCCGTCCGTTGCCTATTCCACCGGGCGCTGGTTTGCCGATGTGGAACATTTTTTGAAGACCGAGGCCGCTGGTGATCGTCCGCTGATCTTTGTCGGCGGCACGGGGCTTTATTTCCGGGCACTGCTCGGCGGTCTCTCAGCCATGCCGGATATCCCGGATACAATCAGGGCTTACTGGCGTGAACAGGATGCGAAAGCTGGGGCGGCACAGCTTCACGCTGTTCTAGAAGAGAAAGACCCGCAGGCGGCGGCGATTTTGCGCCCGACCGACAGCCAGCGCATTGTCCGCGCATTGGAGGTGATCGATGCGTCAGGGCGTTCGATTGTCGATTGGCAAAAGGAAACCGGCACGCCTTTGATCGATGCTGTTTCTGCCCGCAAGATCGTCATCGACCCGGATCGCGCCTGGCTTGGCGAACGGATCGCGATGCGCTTTCAGGCGATGATAGAAAAGGGTGCGGTTGAAGAGGTCGAAGCCTTGCTGGCGCTTGGTCTTTCAACTGATCTTCCCGCCATGCGTGCCATCGGGGTGAGTGAGATTACGCAAATGCTGGACGGTGCGATCAGCCCCGCGCGAGCCGCTGAATTGTCGACCATTGCGACACGGCAATATGCCAAACGGCAAATGACCTGGTTCCGCAATCAGTTGGGTGATGACTGGGAGCGGATCGCCTATCCCCAGACTTAA
- a CDS encoding ATP-binding protein — translation MVRNRTDGHVIECNGDKATIHAITGPSITASEDYWSVGQLISIQVAGSRVVGLVYKVDLPNAEWKQDVDQSIHIHVELVGQVDTHDDGKLRFSSGIKTYPHMGAIAHRIRAADLATIYTTSLKNTVSIGHLSQNADIPALISIDSLISRHFAVLGSTGVGKSSAVTLLLRKIISQRPDLRVLILDPHNEFASAFPDLAISIDYSTFDLPYWMFRLEEFGEAVFRGRPSITAEIDILRDLIPLAKERFANTESTPASSLLKRERDSASMTADTPVPYRMADLIKLLDERIGQLDGKTDRPTLKALRYRLQALIADPRYRFMFSAPTTLDTMRQTLGHIFRVPKNDRPICVFQLAGLPAEVVNSVASVLCRMAFDLAVSSDGNVQTLVVCEEAHRYIPADTSAGFWPTRQAIARIAKEGRKYGVYLAVITQRPGELDSTILSQCSTVFAMRLGNERDQEIIRGAISGASQSTVGFLSSIANREAIAFGEAVPTPMRMMFETIAPEHLPAAHMTQQQEAVRSGDSHVSLDMILNRMRQLNTADNTTGDDTSGNFSAFEKPAMVQRPATPIQRDPIRTQWRAAEAVSVPIIEEPRKPARSETEGLRASDLIRSFRSDKT, via the coding sequence ATGGTTCGCAACCGGACCGATGGTCATGTCATCGAGTGCAATGGCGATAAGGCCACCATCCACGCCATAACAGGACCATCAATCACCGCATCGGAGGATTACTGGTCCGTCGGCCAGCTCATCTCCATTCAGGTTGCCGGCAGCCGCGTGGTCGGTCTTGTCTATAAGGTCGATCTGCCCAATGCCGAATGGAAACAGGATGTTGATCAGAGCATCCACATCCATGTCGAGCTTGTCGGTCAGGTCGATACGCATGACGACGGAAAGCTGCGCTTTTCCAGCGGCATCAAGACCTATCCGCATATGGGCGCCATAGCGCACCGTATCCGCGCGGCTGACCTCGCCACGATCTACACGACATCCCTGAAAAACACCGTATCCATTGGCCATCTGTCGCAAAATGCCGACATCCCTGCGCTGATCTCAATCGACAGCCTGATTTCGCGGCATTTCGCCGTGCTTGGCAGTACCGGCGTCGGCAAATCCAGCGCGGTGACGCTGCTCCTGCGGAAAATCATCTCACAGCGCCCGGATTTGCGCGTGCTCATCCTTGATCCGCATAATGAGTTTGCCAGCGCTTTTCCTGATCTTGCCATTTCCATTGATTACAGCACCTTTGACCTGCCTTACTGGATGTTCCGGCTTGAAGAATTCGGCGAAGCCGTATTTCGCGGACGCCCGTCGATCACGGCTGAAATCGACATTCTGCGCGATCTGATCCCGCTTGCCAAAGAACGCTTTGCCAATACGGAATCCACCCCGGCGTCTTCCCTGTTGAAAAGAGAGCGCGACTCCGCTTCGATGACTGCGGACACACCTGTGCCCTATCGCATGGCTGACCTGATCAAACTGCTGGACGAGCGTATTGGCCAGCTGGATGGCAAGACTGATCGCCCGACCCTGAAAGCGCTGCGCTATCGGTTGCAGGCATTGATCGCCGATCCACGCTATCGCTTCATGTTCTCGGCGCCCACGACGCTTGATACGATGCGCCAGACACTTGGCCATATTTTTCGCGTACCCAAGAATGACCGGCCCATCTGTGTTTTCCAGTTGGCGGGATTGCCCGCCGAAGTGGTGAATTCCGTCGCGTCGGTTCTGTGCCGCATGGCCTTTGACCTTGCCGTCTCCAGTGATGGCAATGTGCAGACACTCGTGGTCTGCGAGGAAGCACACCGCTACATCCCCGCCGATACCTCCGCCGGTTTCTGGCCGACACGCCAAGCCATCGCCCGCATCGCCAAGGAAGGCCGCAAATACGGCGTTTACCTCGCTGTTATCACCCAGCGTCCCGGCGAGCTTGACTCGACAATCCTTTCGCAGTGCAGCACGGTTTTCGCCATGCGGCTCGGCAATGAGCGCGATCAGGAAATCATTCGCGGCGCAATCAGCGGCGCATCGCAGAGCACTGTGGGTTTCCTGTCATCCATCGCCAATCGTGAGGCGATTGCCTTCGGTGAAGCGGTGCCAACGCCCATGCGCATGATGTTTGAAACCATTGCGCCTGAACATCTGCCCGCCGCCCACATGACACAACAGCAGGAGGCCGTTCGCTCCGGTGACAGCCACGTCTCGCTGGATATGATCCTCAATCGCATGCGCCAGCTGAACACAGCCGATAACACCACGGGGGATGACACATCGGGCAATTTTAGCGCCTTCGAAAAACCTGCCATGGTACAGCGGCCCGCAACGCCGATTCAGCGCGACCCGATCAGAACCCAATGGCGGGCAGCCGAGGCCGTGAGCGTTCCGATCATCGAGGAACCACGCAAGCCAGCGCGATCAGAGACGGAGGGTTTGCGCGCCAGCGACCTCATCCGTAGTTTCCGCAGCGATAAAACTTAA
- a CDS encoding acetolactate synthase 3 large subunit: MTADKQDSDNHTSQRREMTGAEMVIQALIDQGVTDIFGYPGGAVLPIYDELHQQDKINHVLVRHEQGAGHAAEGYARSTGKVGVMLVTSGPGATNAVTPLQDALMDSIPLVCISGQVPTTLIGSDAFQECDTIGITRPCTKHNWLVKDVNDLARVLHEAFHVARTGRPGPVLVDVPKDVQFATGFYTPPETSPRTSYRPKVEGDIEAIKQAVALMATAKRPVIYSGGGVINSGPQASQLLRELVELTNFPITSTLMGLGAYPASGKNWLGMLGMHGTYEANMTMHDCDVMVCIGARFDDRITGRLNGFSPNSKKIHIDIDPSSINKAVRVDVPVIGDVGRVLEDMVRLWRASSERPDKKAMGEWWSQIDKWRGRKSLSYTHNKDVIMPQYALERLYELTKDRDTFITTEVGQHQMWAAQFYGFEKPNRWMTSGGLGTMGYGLPAALGVQIAHPNSLVIDIAGDASVQMTMQEMSAAVQYEAPIKIFILNNQYMGMVRQWQQLLHGNRLSHSYTEALPDFVKLAEAYGGHGIRCEKPDQLDDAIQEMIDVKKPVLFDCRVANLANCFPMIPSGKAHNEMLLPDEATDEAVANAIDAKGRQLV, encoded by the coding sequence ATGACCGCAGACAAGCAGGATAGTGACAACCACACATCGCAACGACGGGAGATGACCGGGGCCGAAATGGTCATTCAGGCACTCATCGATCAGGGCGTGACGGATATTTTCGGTTATCCGGGTGGTGCGGTCCTTCCCATTTATGACGAACTGCACCAGCAGGACAAAATCAACCACGTTCTGGTTCGCCACGAGCAGGGCGCGGGCCATGCGGCTGAAGGCTATGCCCGTTCGACCGGCAAGGTCGGCGTTATGTTGGTCACATCAGGCCCCGGCGCCACCAATGCGGTGACGCCGTTGCAGGATGCACTGATGGACTCGATCCCGCTGGTCTGCATCAGCGGTCAGGTTCCAACCACCCTCATCGGTTCGGATGCGTTTCAGGAATGCGACACAATCGGCATCACGCGCCCCTGCACCAAGCACAACTGGCTGGTGAAGGATGTCAATGATCTGGCGCGTGTTCTGCATGAAGCCTTCCACGTTGCGCGCACGGGCCGTCCGGGTCCGGTTCTCGTTGATGTTCCCAAGGATGTCCAATTTGCCACCGGCTTCTATACACCGCCGGAAACATCGCCGCGCACCAGCTATCGTCCGAAAGTCGAGGGCGATATCGAGGCGATCAAGCAGGCTGTCGCATTGATGGCAACCGCCAAGCGCCCGGTCATCTATTCCGGCGGCGGTGTTATCAATTCCGGCCCGCAGGCCAGCCAGTTGCTGCGTGAACTGGTTGAATTGACCAATTTCCCGATTACCTCAACCCTGATGGGCCTTGGTGCTTATCCGGCATCCGGCAAGAACTGGTTGGGCATGCTGGGTATGCACGGCACCTATGAAGCCAATATGACCATGCATGATTGCGATGTCATGGTCTGCATCGGCGCGCGTTTCGATGACCGTATCACCGGTCGTCTCAACGGCTTCTCGCCCAATTCAAAGAAAATTCACATCGATATTGATCCGTCCTCGATCAACAAGGCGGTTCGCGTTGATGTGCCCGTTATCGGTGATGTTGGCCGGGTTCTTGAAGATATGGTTCGCCTGTGGCGTGCCTCGTCGGAACGCCCTGACAAGAAGGCGATGGGTGAATGGTGGTCGCAGATCGATAAATGGCGCGGGCGCAAATCACTGTCCTATACCCACAACAAGGACGTGATCATGCCGCAATATGCGTTGGAGCGGCTCTATGAGCTGACCAAGGATCGCGACACCTTCATCACCACGGAAGTTGGCCAGCACCAGATGTGGGCGGCGCAGTTTTATGGCTTTGAAAAACCGAACCGCTGGATGACGTCGGGTGGTCTCGGCACCATGGGTTACGGTCTGCCGGCGGCATTGGGTGTGCAGATTGCCCATCCGAATTCGCTGGTTATCGATATTGCCGGTGATGCTTCGGTGCAGATGACCATGCAGGAGATGAGCGCGGCGGTGCAATATGAAGCGCCGATCAAGATTTTCATCCTGAACAACCAGTATATGGGCATGGTCCGCCAGTGGCAGCAATTGCTGCATGGCAACCGCCTGTCGCATTCCTATACGGAAGCTCTGCCGGATTTCGTAAAATTGGCGGAAGCCTATGGCGGCCATGGCATTCGCTGCGAAAAACCTGATCAGCTGGATGATGCCATTCAGGAAATGATTGATGTCAAAAAGCCTGTTCTGTTCGATTGCCGCGTGGCCAATCTGGCAAACTGCTTCCCGATGATTCCATCCGGCAAGGCACATAATGAGATGCTTCTGCCCGATGAAGCCACCGATGAAGCCGTTGCCAATGCTATCGATGCCAAAGGTCGGCAGCTCGTTTAA
- the ilvN gene encoding acetolactate synthase small subunit: MNAQNLASGSAYFIAKETELPITTVLSVLVDNEPGVLARVIGLFSGRGYNIESLTVSETEHEQHLSRITIVTRGTPHVLDQIRHQLERIVPVHRVVDLSVRADELGNDKPIQRELALVKVAGLGENRNEALRLADAFHAKVADATTEHFIFEITGKGSKLDQFIAIMKPLGLVEICRTGVAAMNRGPQGM; the protein is encoded by the coding sequence ATGAACGCTCAAAATCTAGCCTCCGGCTCGGCATATTTCATTGCCAAGGAGACAGAACTACCGATCACCACCGTGCTATCGGTTCTCGTTGACAATGAACCGGGTGTGCTTGCCCGGGTGATCGGCCTGTTTTCCGGGCGTGGCTATAACATTGAAAGCCTCACCGTTTCGGAAACCGAGCATGAGCAGCATCTGTCACGCATCACCATCGTGACGCGCGGCACGCCGCACGTGCTTGATCAGATCCGCCACCAGCTGGAACGCATCGTTCCGGTTCACCGGGTGGTTGATCTTTCTGTGCGTGCCGATGAGCTTGGCAATGACAAGCCGATCCAGCGCGAATTGGCGCTGGTCAAGGTCGCGGGTCTTGGTGAAAACCGCAACGAGGCGCTGCGCCTTGCCGATGCATTCCATGCCAAGGTGGCCGATGCCACGACGGAACATTTCATCTTCGAAATAACAGGCAAGGGTTCAAAGCTCGACCAGTTCATCGCCATCATGAAGCCGCTTGGCCTCGTGGAGATTTGCCGGACCGGTGTCGCCGCCATGAACCGCGGCCCGCAGGGCATGTAA
- a CDS encoding LysE family translocator, which yields MSLEIFFTLLVFAFVTSITPGPNNLMLLASGVNFGFKRTIPHMFGIGSGFFTLLIGVGLGLGALIQTIPLVYTILKFAGGAYLVYLAYKIATSRSLGAVDGKARPMTFMEAAAFQWINPKAWVMAVTAMATYTAPQTYYLTVLIVGIAFAVVNIPSVSSWAIFGQFMRGWLSDPVRLKWFNISMAALLVASLWPMLK from the coding sequence ATGTCGCTTGAAATCTTTTTCACATTGCTGGTCTTTGCCTTTGTTACGTCGATTACACCGGGCCCGAACAATCTGATGTTGCTGGCCTCCGGTGTGAATTTCGGCTTCAAGCGCACCATTCCGCACATGTTTGGCATTGGCAGCGGCTTTTTCACGCTGCTGATCGGCGTCGGGCTAGGCCTTGGCGCGCTGATCCAGACTATTCCGCTTGTCTATACGATCCTGAAATTCGCCGGTGGCGCTTACCTTGTCTATCTCGCCTACAAGATCGCCACATCCCGTTCGCTGGGCGCTGTGGATGGCAAGGCACGGCCGATGACATTCATGGAGGCGGCGGCGTTCCAGTGGATCAATCCCAAGGCATGGGTGATGGCGGTAACAGCCATGGCCACCTATACCGCGCCGCAAACCTACTACCTTACGGTTCTGATCGTCGGCATCGCCTTTGCGGTGGTGAATATCCCGTCAGTGTCGAGCTGGGCCATATTTGGCCAGTTCATGCGCGGCTGGTTGTCTGATCCCGTGCGATTGAAATGGTTCAATATTTCAATGGCTGCGTTGCTCGTTGCCAGCCTCTGGCCGATGCTGAAATAG
- a CDS encoding DUF2269 family protein, with protein MLYQDILRLIHVIGATVLFGTGSGIAFFMVMAHRTRNAAIISHVASIVVLADTVFTASAVILQPISGYLLAKSIGWPLDTPWIALSLGLYVLIGLFWLPVVWIQIQLRDIATEAVASGTELPTRYYKLYNIWFVCGFPAFAAVIAIFWLMLTKPDLSW; from the coding sequence ATGCTGTATCAGGATATTCTCCGTCTCATCCATGTCATCGGCGCAACTGTTCTATTCGGCACCGGCTCAGGCATCGCATTCTTCATGGTCATGGCGCACAGGACGCGCAATGCGGCAATTATCAGCCATGTTGCGAGCATTGTCGTTCTCGCCGATACGGTTTTCACAGCCTCGGCGGTCATTCTACAACCGATCAGCGGTTATCTTCTGGCAAAATCCATTGGATGGCCACTGGACACACCGTGGATTGCCTTGTCACTGGGCCTCTATGTCCTTATCGGTCTTTTCTGGCTGCCGGTGGTCTGGATACAGATTCAGTTGCGCGACATCGCCACGGAAGCAGTGGCAAGCGGGACTGAACTGCCCACCCGCTACTATAAGCTCTACAACATCTGGTTTGTTTGCGGGTTTCCCGCATTTGCCGCAGTCATTGCCATTTTCTGGCTGATGCTCACCAAACCTGATCTCAGCTGGTAA